The segment CTGACTGAGGATATCCATTTGGGTAATTCCCTGTACTTCCTCTCGCCTCTACATCAAACCCTTTTGTATAGGTATAAGCCGCCGCGCCCGTTACGGTTGTATTCTCACCAATCTTCTGCTGCGTTGAACCGTTATAGTTTTGATAGCCATATGAACCGATCCCTGCATTCAAGGTGGTTCCTTCATTATTACGGCGAGTAATAATGTTAATCACCCCACCCACCGCATCAGAGCCATAAACGGCTGAACGTGCGCCACGAATATACTCAATACGCTGCACTAGCGAGATTGGAATTTGACTCATATCTGAAGAACCAGAAATTCCCGCTTGATTAAGACGAACACCATCAATTAAAACCAAAACATGGCGTGATTCTGTTCCTCTAATAAAGAGAGAACTTTGTTGCCCTATTCCACCATTTTGAGCAACATCCACCCCCGGTAAACGTCTCAATACATCAATCACGGTATTTGACTGCCAATGATCAATATCTTCACGGGTCACCACAGTCACTGGCGCTAATATAGAAGAGATAGGTTGTTCGAAACGGTTAGCAGACACCACCATTTCATCTGACGAATTAGAGCTTGCACTTGCCAAAGAGGAAATACCGCACAACACGGCCAGAGCTGCCACCGAAAGCGATAGCGACTTGTTATTATTCATTATGTTTACACTCGGAAAATCAATTAAATTAACATTCCGCGACGCCGAAAATCAGATCCGCGCTGAGATTCAACAAAGCGATAAGAGTTGTGGTAGGTATCGGACTTATAAAGTGACAAGTTGGGTTTCTATATATGAAGCGATATATAAAATGAAAATTCGACCTGTTATATCCCCTAAATAATTCAAGCTGCATGTAGGCGGCAAGCGAAGATATTCCTAGGAGCATACTGCAGTATGTGACTAGGATAGCTGAGCGATGCCAACACCCATGTAGCTTGAAGAATGACGGGGATACCTTAATTACCGTTGCGCGTCAGCTTTGGACTCTCACCAAATTCCCTCAACCACAGCACATAATCCTAAATTGAATAACTATCAGTGTCCATGAATCGATAATGAAAACTGGACATCTTCGCTGCTTGCCCTACAATTTCGCCCCTGATGTGAATTTTGACTGTTTTATGGGGCCATATGATGCAAAACACCTTGCACACCGAAGATTACGAACTGCAACTTGCAGAGAAAGTTGACCGTCTGAAGAGTTTGATGGCCCCTTATGCTGCGCCTGAACCTGAAATTTATTCATCTCCAACCTCCCATTATCGGATGCGTGCAGAATTTAGAATTTGGCACGAAGGCGATGACCTATTTCATATTATGTTTGATAAAGAGACCAAAGAACGCATTCGAATTGAGTCATTTCCAGTTGCTAGCCAGCTAATCAACGACATGATGGCTGAACTTCTGCCTTTATTAAAACGCTCTGAATTACTGCGCCACAAATTATTCCAGATAGATTACTTATCGACGCTAAGCAATAAGCTGATTGTTTCTCTGCTTTATCATAAAAAATTAAGTGATGAATGGACGGAACAAGCCAAACAATTGAAAGCCGATTTAACGGCCAAAGGCTTTGACGTTCAAATTATTGGTCGCGCCTCTAAAACTAAAATTATGCTCGACCACGATTATGTCGATGAAGTTTTACCTGTAAAAGGGAAAAACATGATTTATCGTCAGGTGGAAAATAGTTTCACACAGCCAAACGCGCAGGTGAATATTAAAATGTTAGAGTGGGCGATTGATGCGACTCGACATTCAACCGGCGATTTATTAGAGCTGTATTGTGGTAATGGCAACTTTTCACTGGCGCTGGCTCAAAACTTCAATCGTGTTTTAGCGACTGAAATTGCCAAGCCTTCAGTGCATGCGGCGCAATACAATATAGAAGCTAACAAAATAGATAATGTGCAGATTATCCGAATGTCTGCGGAAGACTTTACCCAAGCAATGAATGGTGTACGTGAATTTAACCGTTTAGAGGGAATTAATTTAGCAGACTACCAGTGCAATACGATTTTTGTCGACCCACCACGTAGCGGCTTAGATGACAAAACTGTTCAGCTGGTACAAGAATATGACCATATTCTGTATATCTCCTGTAACCCGGAAACCCTGTGCGATAATTTAGCGGAACTCACCAAAACCCATAAAGTCGAAAAACTGGCTTTATTTGACCAATTCCCATATACCCATCATATGGAAAGTGGTGTGTTACTCACTCGACGCTAATACTCTCTATAAATTATTCCCTATAAATTATCCATAAAAAACGCCGCACTATTATGTTGCGGCGTTTCTTTTTATTCAAAACTGATATTAATGTTCAGTTTCGCTTTCTAGAGCTTGTTCTTGCAGCTCTTTTTTACGCGCTTTCCAACTGGTATACATCCACAATGCAATAATGACAATCACCGTTGCTGGGATAAAGTTAGAACCGACATCAGGATGTTGGACGCGTAAAATCGCTGCGTAGCCAAACATACCTAAGAAAAAGCTGCCGGCGACAAATTTTGGTAATCCCATTGGCATAGCTTGATTTAAATAGCGCTGGTGTAAACAGTAAACAGCCAAAATTAATGTGACGATTGGGAAGATAGAAAATTCCACAAAGGAATTAAACAGGGTAGAGAACGTTCCATGAGTCGATAAGCCGATTACTAAAGATAGCAGTAACGTGCTTCTCTCATAATTCTTGTGTTCCGTCATTGTCTCTCCTTTACTCTTTGGTTAAGTCAGGGTCTGTATCATTTTGTTTTTCTTGCTCGCGGCGGTACCAGTAATATGCGCCTTTAGCTATCATACGTAGCTGTAATACTAACCGCTCTTCGAGGCGTCGACGTTTTTCTTCATCAATATCAAGCGCTTCAGCGCCCGCACTAAACACAATAGTGACCATAGCTTCGGCTTGCATTTCAGTGAAATACCGCGGTGTACGATTTTCTAATTCAAGATAATCCGCTAATTCTGCAATAAAATGTTGGATTTCTCGTGCGACCGCAGCACGAAACTCAGCAGAAGTTCCTGAGCGCTCACGTAATAATAACCTAAACGCGTTAGGGTTATTACCAATAAACTCCATAAAAGTGGAGACTGACGTGCGGATCACACTCCCGCCTT is part of the Providencia zhijiangensis genome and harbors:
- the trmA gene encoding tRNA (uridine(54)-C5)-methyltransferase TrmA, encoding MQNTLHTEDYELQLAEKVDRLKSLMAPYAAPEPEIYSSPTSHYRMRAEFRIWHEGDDLFHIMFDKETKERIRIESFPVASQLINDMMAELLPLLKRSELLRHKLFQIDYLSTLSNKLIVSLLYHKKLSDEWTEQAKQLKADLTAKGFDVQIIGRASKTKIMLDHDYVDEVLPVKGKNMIYRQVENSFTQPNAQVNIKMLEWAIDATRHSTGDLLELYCGNGNFSLALAQNFNRVLATEIAKPSVHAAQYNIEANKIDNVQIIRMSAEDFTQAMNGVREFNRLEGINLADYQCNTIFVDPPRSGLDDKTVQLVQEYDHILYISCNPETLCDNLAELTKTHKVEKLALFDQFPYTHHMESGVLLTRR
- the fabR gene encoding HTH-type transcriptional repressor FabR; the encoded protein is MSNTIGVRAKQKEKTRRSLVEAAFSQLSAERSFTSLSLREVAREAGIAPTSFYRHFKDVDELGLTMVDESGLMLRQLMRQARQRIAKGGSVIRTSVSTFMEFIGNNPNAFRLLLRERSGTSAEFRAAVAREIQHFIAELADYLELENRTPRYFTEMQAEAMVTIVFSAGAEALDIDEEKRRRLEERLVLQLRMIAKGAYYWYRREQEKQNDTDPDLTKE
- a CDS encoding YijD family membrane protein; this translates as MTEHKNYERSTLLLSLVIGLSTHGTFSTLFNSFVEFSIFPIVTLILAVYCLHQRYLNQAMPMGLPKFVAGSFFLGMFGYAAILRVQHPDVGSNFIPATVIVIIALWMYTSWKARKKELQEQALESETEH